The following coding sequences lie in one Eubacterium ventriosum genomic window:
- the coaBC gene encoding bifunctional phosphopantothenoylcysteine decarboxylase/phosphopantothenate--cysteine ligase CoaBC: protein MLKGKTVVLGVTGSIAAYKIANLASMLVKKGCSVHVIMTRNATNFINPITFETLTGHKCLVDTFDRNFEFSVEHVSLAKQADIFMVAPASANVIGKIAGGIADDMLTTTIMAAKCPKIISPAMNTNMFENPIVQDNLTKLKSYGYEIVEPASGYLACGDTGKGKMPEPEVLYSYILKTIGCEKDLLGKKVLITAGPTLEKIDPVRFISNHSTGKMGYAIAENAMLRGAEVTLVTGRTSIKKPDFVKIIDVLSAQDMFEAVDENFDQQDIVIMSAAVADYRPKTVATEKIKKKDGEGSIQLERTTDILGTMSKRKKNQFVCGFSMETENMLENSKAKLEKKNLDMICANNLKVKGAGFGTDTNVVTLITKDNVVELPLESKAEVAAQILDTIVKK, encoded by the coding sequence ATGTTAAAAGGAAAGACAGTTGTGCTTGGAGTTACAGGAAGCATTGCAGCATATAAGATAGCCAACCTTGCAAGTATGCTTGTAAAGAAGGGATGCAGTGTTCACGTAATAATGACAAGAAATGCAACAAATTTTATAAATCCTATTACATTTGAAACACTTACAGGTCATAAGTGCCTGGTTGATACATTTGATCGTAATTTTGAATTTAGCGTAGAACATGTATCATTGGCTAAACAGGCAGATATTTTTATGGTTGCACCGGCAAGTGCCAATGTTATTGGAAAGATTGCAGGGGGAATAGCAGATGATATGCTTACAACAACTATAATGGCGGCTAAATGCCCTAAGATTATATCTCCGGCAATGAATACTAATATGTTTGAAAATCCTATTGTACAGGACAATCTGACTAAGTTAAAGAGTTACGGATATGAGATTGTTGAACCGGCAAGCGGATATTTGGCATGTGGCGACACTGGCAAGGGTAAGATGCCTGAACCGGAAGTGCTTTATTCATATATTTTAAAGACTATCGGTTGTGAAAAGGACTTGTTAGGCAAGAAAGTTCTTATAACAGCAGGTCCAACACTTGAAAAGATTGATCCTGTAAGATTTATAAGTAATCATTCAACAGGGAAGATGGGATATGCCATTGCTGAAAATGCAATGCTTAGAGGGGCAGAAGTTACTTTGGTAACGGGAAGAACTTCAATTAAGAAACCTGATTTTGTTAAGATTATTGATGTTTTAAGTGCTCAGGATATGTTTGAAGCAGTAGATGAAAATTTCGACCAGCAGGATATTGTTATAATGAGTGCGGCAGTGGCTGATTACAGACCGAAAACTGTTGCTACAGAGAAGATTAAGAAGAAGGATGGGGAAGGGTCTATTCAGTTAGAAAGAACCACTGATATTCTTGGAACAATGTCTAAAAGAAAGAAGAACCAGTTTGTATGTGGTTTTTCAATGGAAACAGAGAATATGTTGGAGAACTCAAAAGCTAAGCTTGAAAAGAAGAATTTAGATATGATTTGTGCCAACAATTTGAAAGTTAAAGGTGCCGGTTTTGGTACAGACACTAATGTGGTAACACTTATAACTAAGGACAATGTAGTTGAGTTACCATTAGAATCTAAGGCAGAAGTGGCAGCGCAGATTTTAGATACTATTGTAAAGAAATAG
- the panD gene encoding aspartate 1-decarboxylase yields MQINMLKSKIHRATVVQSELDYVGSITVDEDLMDASGIYEYEKVQIADVNNGNRFETYVIAGERGSGMICLNGAAAHMVSLGDKIIIMSYAQMDPSEIKDNKPKVVFVDDENKITRVTNYEKHGKLFDLEK; encoded by the coding sequence ATGCAGATTAATATGTTAAAAAGTAAAATTCATAGAGCAACAGTAGTTCAGTCAGAGCTTGATTATGTGGGAAGCATAACAGTTGACGAGGATTTAATGGATGCATCAGGAATTTATGAATATGAAAAGGTACAGATAGCAGACGTAAACAATGGCAACAGATTTGAAACATACGTTATAGCAGGAGAGAGAGGTTCAGGAATGATTTGTCTTAATGGTGCAGCAGCTCATATGGTCAGCCTTGGGGACAAGATTATTATTATGAGTTATGCCCAGATGGATCCTTCAGAAATTAAGGATAATAAGCCTAAAGTTGTTTTTGTTGATGATGAAAATAAGATTACAAGGGTAACTAATTACGAAAAACATGGAAAATTATTTGACTTAGAAAAATAA
- the panC gene encoding pantoate--beta-alanine ligase yields MKVVTTIKEVRENVKQWKKEGQTVGFVPTMGYLHEGHGSLITKARENNDKVVVSIFVNPMQFGPTEDLDSYPRDLEKDSKYCESLGVDLIFHPEPSEMYHDDFSSYVDMSVLTEELCGLSRPVHFRGVCTVVNKLFNIVQPDRAYFGEKDAQQLAIIKHMVQDLNMDIEVVGCPIIREEDGLAKSSRNTYLSPEERKAALVLSQTINLAKQLIADGEKDADVLVAKMKENIEKEPLAKIDYVKAVNGLTMQQQKEIKAPMLIAMAVYIGKTRLIDNTILH; encoded by the coding sequence ATGAAAGTTGTAACAACAATAAAAGAAGTAAGAGAAAACGTAAAACAGTGGAAAAAAGAAGGACAGACAGTAGGTTTTGTACCAACAATGGGATATTTGCATGAAGGACACGGAAGCCTTATCACAAAAGCAAGAGAGAACAATGACAAAGTAGTAGTAAGTATTTTTGTAAATCCAATGCAGTTTGGACCAACTGAAGATTTAGACAGTTATCCAAGAGACCTTGAAAAAGATTCAAAATATTGTGAAAGCTTAGGAGTAGATTTAATATTCCACCCGGAACCATCAGAAATGTATCATGACGATTTCAGTTCATATGTTGATATGTCAGTTTTAACAGAAGAACTTTGTGGATTAAGCAGACCTGTACATTTTAGAGGCGTTTGTACAGTAGTAAACAAACTTTTCAACATTGTACAGCCTGACAGAGCTTATTTTGGAGAAAAAGACGCACAGCAGCTTGCAATCATTAAGCATATGGTTCAGGACTTGAATATGGATATTGAAGTAGTAGGATGCCCAATTATCAGAGAAGAAGACGGTCTTGCAAAAAGTTCAAGAAATACATATCTTTCACCTGAAGAAAGAAAGGCAGCTTTAGTTTTAAGCCAGACAATCAACTTGGCTAAACAGCTTATTGCAGATGGAGAAAAGGACGCTGATGTATTAGTTGCAAAGATGAAAGAAAATATTGAAAAAGAACCTCTTGCAAAAATCGATTATGTTAAGGCAGTTAACGGACTAACAATGCAGCAACAGAAAGAAATTAAAGCACCTATGTTAATTGCAATGGCGGTATACATAGGAAAAACAAGATTAATAGATAATACAATTTTACACTAA
- a CDS encoding glycoside hydrolase family 25 protein: MRNNLKKKVCSLLVATLMTTATFANGFTYGGITVSAEESNVTVQSSGNVEISGEKTYSDINDSTGSGVNTGDVETSTVETTTGEIVETTTDETTMPETTVEPTTEEPTTPQPTTVPATTKPASTKVVAWGKNAAGQFVNGNKKVIKGATMKGVDVSYHNGTINWKKVAASDVDYAIIRCGYGDNIKSQDDKKWAENVAGCEKNNIPYGVYIYSYATSVKQAESEANHVLRLIKGHTLNFPIYYDMEDAVQAKLSKSMRTKIANKFLGIIRNAGYECGIYANLNWWNNYLDSSLGGDNTWRTWVAQYNNNGCDYKSNYSMWQSSSTAKVSGISGKVDINFWFGEVRDRSYDITVKKGPSTVNTVATPKPVKAPTRVKISSVKVGKKKATVKWKKISSVKGYRIQYSTSKKFTSKTTKSKYTTKTSIKIKKLKSKKTYYFRVKAYKKNAANKKVYSKSWSKVKHKKIK; this comes from the coding sequence ATGAGAAATAACTTAAAGAAGAAAGTTTGCAGTTTACTTGTTGCAACATTAATGACAACGGCAACATTTGCAAACGGATTTACATATGGTGGCATTACGGTATCGGCAGAAGAAAGCAACGTAACAGTCCAGAGTAGTGGAAATGTTGAAATATCAGGAGAGAAAACATACTCAGATATTAATGATTCAACAGGCTCAGGTGTGAACACAGGAGATGTGGAAACATCGACAGTGGAAACTACTACAGGAGAAATAGTTGAGACTACAACTGATGAAACGACAATGCCTGAGACTACAGTGGAACCAACAACAGAAGAACCAACAACACCGCAACCTACAACAGTACCGGCCACAACAAAGCCTGCATCAACAAAGGTTGTTGCCTGGGGTAAGAATGCAGCAGGTCAGTTTGTTAATGGTAATAAGAAGGTAATTAAGGGCGCCACAATGAAAGGTGTAGACGTTAGTTACCACAATGGAACAATTAACTGGAAGAAAGTAGCTGCAAGTGATGTTGATTATGCAATTATCAGATGTGGTTACGGAGATAACATAAAGAGCCAGGATGATAAGAAATGGGCTGAAAATGTTGCAGGATGTGAAAAGAACAATATTCCATATGGAGTTTATATTTATTCATATGCTACTTCAGTTAAACAGGCTGAAAGCGAAGCAAATCATGTTTTAAGATTAATAAAGGGACATACATTAAACTTTCCAATTTATTATGATATGGAAGATGCGGTTCAGGCTAAGCTTTCAAAATCAATGAGAACAAAGATTGCAAACAAGTTTCTGGGAATAATTAGGAATGCAGGCTATGAATGTGGTATTTATGCAAACCTTAACTGGTGGAACAATTATCTTGATTCAAGCCTTGGCGGTGATAATACATGGAGAACATGGGTTGCACAGTACAATAATAATGGCTGTGATTACAAGAGCAACTACAGTATGTGGCAGAGCTCATCTACAGCTAAGGTAAGTGGTATAAGTGGAAAGGTAGATATTAATTTCTGGTTTGGAGAAGTGAGAGACAGAAGTTATGATATTACAGTAAAGAAGGGACCTTCAACGGTTAATACAGTGGCAACACCTAAACCGGTAAAAGCTCCTACAAGAGTAAAAATAAGTTCAGTTAAGGTAGGTAAGAAGAAAGCCACAGTTAAGTGGAAGAAGATTTCATCTGTAAAAGGATACAGAATACAGTATTCTACATCAAAGAAATTTACTTCAAAAACAACAAAGTCTAAGTATACAACAAAGACAAGTATTAAAATAAAGAAGTTAAAATCAAAGAAAACTTATTATTTCAGAGTAAAAGCTTACAAAAAGAATGCAGCAAACAAGAAAGTGTATTCAAAGAGCTGGAGTAAGGTAAAACATAAAAAGATTAAATAA